In Grus americana isolate bGruAme1 unplaced genomic scaffold, bGruAme1.mat scaffold_324, whole genome shotgun sequence, the following are encoded in one genomic region:
- the LOC129200578 gene encoding olfactory receptor 14J1-like, translating into MFNNSSITQFLLLAFADTRELQLLHFWLFLGIYLAALLGNSLIITAIACHHRLHTPMYFFLLNLSLLDLGSISTTLPKAMANSLWDTRAISYAVCAAQLFFFLFFIVGDYCLLTVMAYDRYVAICKPLHYGTLLGSRACAHMAAAAWGSGFLTALLHTANTFSLPLCHGNAVDQFFCEIPQILKLSCSDAYLREVGLIVVSVCLAFGCFVFIVVSYVQIFRAVLRIPSEQGRHKVFSTCLPHLAVVSLFISTGSFAYLKPPSVSSTTLDLVVSLLYSVVPPAVNPLIYSMRNQELKDAVWKLRTGWYLESINCPSSAA; encoded by the coding sequence ATGTTCAACaacagctccatcacccagttcctcctcctggcattcgcagacacacgggagctgcagctcttgcacttctggctcttcctgggcatctacctggctgccctcctgggaaacagcctcatcatcactgccatagcctgtcACCACcgcctccacacccccatgtacttcttcctcctcaacctctccctccttgacctgggatccatctccaccactctccccaaagccatggccaattccctctgggacaccagggcaaTTTCCTATGCAGtatgtgctgcacagctctttttctttctcttctttattgtaGGGGACTAttgtcttctcactgtcatggcctatgaccgctacgttgccatctgcaaacccctgcactacgggaccctcctgggcagcagagcttgtgcccacatggcagcagctgcctggggcagtgggtttctcactgctctgctgcacacggccaatacattttccctacccctctgccacggcaatgctgtggaccagttcttctgtgaaatcccccagatcctcaagctctcctgctcagatgcctacctcagggaagttgggctaattgtggttagtgtctgtttagcctttgggtgttttgttttcattgtggtgtcctatgtgcagatcttcagggccgtgctgaggatcccctctgagcagggacggcacaaagtcttttccacatgcctccctcacctggccgtggtctccctgtttatcagcactggatcttttgcctacctgaagcccccgtCTGTCTCCTCTACAACCCTGGATCTCGTGGTGTCacttctgtactcggtggtaccTCCAGCCGtaaaccccctcatctacagcatgaggaaccaggagctcaaggatgcagtgtggaaactgaggaCTGGATGGTATTTGGAATCAATAAACTGCCCATCTTCTGCTGCATAA